In the Candidatus Neomarinimicrobiota bacterium genome, one interval contains:
- a CDS encoding Crp/Fnr family transcriptional regulator yields the protein MGFLEERLKRRVNKDEVIFRDGESGQTMFIILEGQVEISKMLGDQKTILAKLGPGSIFGEMSIINNYPRSATATAVTNVLLLEISREMFRSRLEEVPKWLQTFFAIIVERLRTATKNQSILLTRGAGRQVVNLLAMLAKQEEPDAHEKILLPWNKAVATIAFYLGLDEEKVNDTVNKLVSAHLGQSDRREGIGRVFVLEFPGKFYQLADYCRERHMVESGHAKTMSDQFSFKDKQEMELLRVLEVIIQEQGVIEDFPAATLEKRLQEHYNRPFNVYEPLMESYTQSGVLDLFHPEGSEPAYRVNNRDLFNEKLAKVRLVAELRDFDKKIMA from the coding sequence ATGGGCTTTTTGGAGGAACGGCTGAAACGGCGGGTTAATAAGGATGAGGTGATCTTTCGGGATGGTGAGTCAGGCCAAACCATGTTTATCATTCTGGAAGGCCAGGTAGAAATCTCCAAGATGCTGGGAGACCAGAAGACCATTTTGGCCAAGCTCGGGCCGGGCTCTATTTTCGGCGAGATGTCGATCATCAATAACTATCCCCGGTCGGCAACTGCCACGGCGGTCACCAATGTCCTGCTGCTGGAAATCAGTCGCGAGATGTTTCGCAGTCGCTTGGAGGAGGTTCCCAAGTGGCTACAGACCTTCTTTGCAATCATCGTAGAGCGCTTGAGGACGGCAACCAAGAACCAGAGTATCCTGCTCACCAGGGGGGCGGGACGGCAGGTCGTCAACCTGCTGGCTATGTTAGCTAAGCAAGAGGAACCAGATGCCCACGAGAAAATCCTTCTTCCCTGGAACAAGGCTGTGGCCACTATCGCATTTTACCTCGGCCTAGATGAGGAAAAGGTCAATGATACGGTGAATAAGCTTGTATCGGCCCACCTGGGCCAAAGCGATCGCAGGGAAGGCATCGGTCGTGTATTTGTGTTGGAATTCCCCGGCAAGTTTTACCAGCTGGCCGACTATTGCCGGGAACGCCACATGGTCGAAAGCGGTCATGCTAAGACGATGTCGGATCAATTTAGCTTTAAGGACAAGCAGGAAATGGAGTTGCTGCGGGTTCTGGAAGTGATCATACAGGAGCAGGGTGTCATTGAAGATTTCCCGGCTGCTACCCTGGAAAAGCGCCTGCAGGAACATTATAATCGGCCATTTAATGTTTACGAGCCGTTGATGGAGAGTTACACCCAGTCGGGAGTTCTGGATTTGTTCCATCCCGAAGGAAGTGAACCGGCCTACCGAGTTAATAATCGTGACCTTTTTAATGAGAAACTGGCCAAGGTGCGGTTAGTGGCGGAGCTAAGGGATTTCGACAAAAAGATC